The proteins below come from a single Deltaproteobacteria bacterium genomic window:
- a CDS encoding permease, with protein sequence TVLAFMMSVIALSLPEFIILRKVLKPRLIAVFIGIVGIGIMAVGYLFNALSLQ encoded by the coding sequence GACCGTGCTGGCCTTCATGATGTCGGTAATCGCCCTTTCCCTGCCGGAGTTCATCATCCTGCGCAAAGTCCTGAAGCCCCGCCTGATTGCGGTATTCATCGGTATAGTGGGTATCGGCATCATGGCGGTCGGTTATCTTTTTAATGCCCTGTCCCTTCAGTAG